A DNA window from Hordeum vulgare subsp. vulgare chromosome 1H, MorexV3_pseudomolecules_assembly, whole genome shotgun sequence contains the following coding sequences:
- the LOC123436024 gene encoding zinc finger CCCH domain-containing protein 15 homolog, with protein sequence MGAQDEGTGRRPPPPEATPGQLAATAGTAPPPITAAQFLSWKQRKDAEEAAEKAEAARKRAADIASGTVQMNGRELFLQEPWVFDNNIY encoded by the exons ATGGGGGCACAGGACGAGGGTACTGGCCGGCGCCCGCCGCCGCCAGAGGCCACCCCTGGCCAGCTCGCCGCAACCGCGGGCACGGCGCCGCCGCCCATTACCGCAGCCCAGTTCCTCTCCTGGAAGCAGCGCAAG gatgcagaagaagctgcagagaaagctgaagcggcTCGGAAGCGAGCCGCAGATATAGCTTCAGGCACAGTTCAAATGAATGGCCGGGAGCTGTTCCTGCAAGAACCCTGGGTGTTTGACAACAACATTTACTGA